A genome region from Trichosurus vulpecula isolate mTriVul1 chromosome 5, mTriVul1.pri, whole genome shotgun sequence includes the following:
- the SPRYD4 gene encoding SPRY domain-containing protein 4, producing MALPIARVLRRCRAESLGATAAATRRAISFKLEEKTAHTSLALFKGETGVKYGMVGLEPTKVALNVERFKEWAVVLGNTAVTSGRHYWEVTVKKSQHFRIGVADVDIPRDCCIGVDEHSWVFTYAHRKWHAMLANESAPITGVGQPEKVGLLLEYEAQRLSLVDVSRPAVLYTLRTQFRGPVIPAFALWDGELLTHSGLDVPEGI from the exons ATGGCGCTGCCCATAGCGCGTGTGCTGCGTCGCTGTAGAGCCGAGTCGTTGGGGGCCACGGCCGCTGCCACCCGGAGAG CTATCAGTTTCAAGCTAGAAGAAAAGACGGCTCATACCAGCCTTGCACTCTTCAAGGGGGAGACCGGTGTTAAGTATGGCATGGTGGGGCTGGAGCCCACCAAAGTGGCCCTCAACGTGGAACGCTTTAAGGAGTGGGCTGTGGTGCTGGGTAACACTGCGGTCACCAGTGGTCGGCACTATTGGGAGGTAACAGTCAAGAAATCTCAGCATTTCCGAATAGGTGTGGCGGATGTAGACATACCACGGGATTGTTGTATTGGTGTGGATGAGCATTCCTGGGTGTTCACCTATGCTCACCGGAAGTGGCATGCCATGCTGGCCAATGAGAGTGCCCCCATAACAGGCGTTGGCCAGCCTGAGAAGGTGGGGCTGCTGCTGGAGTATGAGGCGCAGAGACTGAGCCTGGTGGATGTGAGCCGGCCTGCTGTGCTATACACTTTAAGGACACAGTTCCGGGGCCCAGTGATACCTGCCTTTGCCCTTTGGGATGGGGAACTGCTGACTCACTCAGGGCTTGATGTGCCTGAAGGAATCTAG